One stretch of Tepidibacter hydrothermalis DNA includes these proteins:
- a CDS encoding ACT domain-containing protein, which yields MTKKIFYLIDEDVVPDVYRKVIEVKKILSSGKVNQVTEAVKIVGISRGAFYKYKDYVFLSSNDQLGNIVTFSMFLDHTKGVLSATLNRLADFGCNVITINQNIPINDVASLTLTVDTKEMTISIEDVIEKVKELNGVCSLQILARE from the coding sequence TTGACTAAAAAAATATTTTATCTAATCGATGAAGATGTTGTACCAGATGTATATAGGAAAGTTATAGAGGTAAAAAAAATATTAAGCTCTGGTAAAGTTAATCAGGTTACAGAAGCAGTTAAAATAGTAGGAATAAGCAGAGGAGCTTTTTATAAATATAAAGATTATGTTTTTTTAAGTAGTAATGATCAACTTGGAAATATAGTTACTTTTTCTATGTTTTTAGATCACACTAAAGGTGTTTTATCAGCAACTCTTAATAGATTAGCTGACTTTGGGTGCAATGTAATAACAATAAATCAAAACATACCTATAAATGATGTAGCGAGTTTAACCTTAACGGTAGATACTAAGGAGATGACTATATCAATAGAAGATGTTATAGAGAAAGTTAAAGAGTTAAATGGAGTATGTAGCTTGCAAATATTAGCAAGAGAATAA
- a CDS encoding sigma-54 interaction domain-containing protein, with product MNLFNKNNRINNPELYISVYDEILDMSEDGFLVVDKNGIIIDINKTYCTFLRTTREKSIGIHVKELIPNSKMDEIPNTGLKETNVVHTFSENQNINADKFVWVTSRSPVKKDNEIIGAVAQIKFKLQTINLAQKIKNQDNELQYYKNELHRLGSSKYSMQNIIGKDEKFVSIKNIAKKASKNDFPVLLTGETGTGKEVFSNSIHYASNRKNQPLIRINCAAIPSELLESELFGYEEGSFTGAKKGGRKGKFELGNKGTVFLDEIGDMPFNMQAKLLRVLQEKEIERIGGYKTIPIDVRIIAATHQDLWKMVKEGKFREDLFYRLNVINIQIPPLRDRKDDILLFAQKFLNDLNRKYKKNITISSEAKECLLNHRWPGNIRELNNIIEGAFALVENDVIDLSHLPSNIVMHSRINKIDTKKNKFADLITDYERNIILDYLRKNKYNCCKCAKDLGIHRSTLYKKMEKLNIEIERK from the coding sequence ATGAATTTATTTAATAAAAACAATAGAATTAATAATCCAGAACTATATATATCAGTTTATGATGAAATTTTAGATATGAGCGAAGATGGATTTCTTGTTGTAGATAAAAATGGAATTATCATAGATATTAATAAAACATATTGCACTTTTTTACGTACAACTAGAGAAAAATCTATTGGTATACATGTTAAGGAACTGATTCCAAATTCAAAAATGGATGAAATTCCAAATACAGGTCTCAAGGAAACAAATGTTGTTCATACATTTTCAGAGAATCAAAATATTAATGCAGATAAATTTGTATGGGTTACTAGCAGGTCTCCGGTAAAAAAAGATAATGAAATAATTGGAGCAGTAGCTCAAATAAAATTTAAGCTACAAACTATAAACCTTGCTCAAAAAATAAAAAATCAAGATAATGAATTACAATACTATAAAAATGAATTACATAGATTAGGAAGTAGTAAATATTCAATGCAAAATATAATAGGCAAAGATGAAAAATTTGTATCTATAAAAAACATTGCCAAGAAAGCCTCAAAAAATGATTTCCCAGTTCTATTAACAGGAGAAACTGGAACAGGTAAGGAGGTCTTTTCAAATTCTATACACTATGCCAGTAATCGAAAAAACCAGCCTTTAATTCGTATAAATTGCGCAGCTATTCCTTCTGAATTATTAGAATCTGAATTATTTGGATATGAAGAAGGTTCTTTTACAGGAGCAAAGAAAGGTGGTAGAAAAGGAAAATTTGAATTAGGCAATAAAGGAACTGTCTTTTTAGATGAAATAGGAGATATGCCCTTTAATATGCAGGCTAAATTATTAAGAGTACTTCAAGAAAAAGAAATAGAAAGAATTGGAGGATACAAAACCATACCTATTGATGTGAGGATCATTGCAGCTACTCATCAAGATTTGTGGAAGATGGTTAAAGAAGGAAAGTTTAGGGAAGATTTATTTTACCGTTTAAATGTTATTAATATTCAAATTCCTCCATTAAGAGATAGAAAAGATGATATATTGTTGTTTGCACAAAAATTTCTCAATGATTTAAATAGAAAGTACAAAAAAAATATAACTATTTCGTCTGAAGCAAAAGAATGTTTACTAAATCATAGGTGGCCAGGTAATATTCGTGAGTTAAATAATATTATAGAAGGAGCCTTTGCATTGGTGGAAAATGATGTAATAGATTTATCCCATTTGCCTTCTAATATTGTAATGCATTCTAGAATAAATAAAATTGATACAAAGAAAAATAAATTTGCTGATTTGATTACAGATTATGAGAGAAATATTATTTTAGATTATCTTAGAAAAAATAAATATAATTGTTGTAAATGTGCAAAGGATTTAGGAATCCATAGAAGTACTTTATATAAGAAGATGGAAAAACTAAACATAGAAATTGAAAGAAAATAA
- a CDS encoding ABC transporter ATP-binding protein yields MKILDLCDVTMKFGGLTAVNNLNMYLNKGEIIGLIGPNGAGKTTVFNMITGVYTPTSGNICFGDFNESIINKKPSDIANLGIARTFQNIRLFKDLSVIDNVFIGGHLNVKSNIISSVFRTKKYKEEEKKLYDKSIKLLEEVGLKDLMYEKASSLSYGKQRRLEIARALNTNPEILLLDEPAAGMNPKESLELMDFIGSIRDKFNITILMIEHHMQVVMGICERIYVLDYGEKIAQGIPSEIQNNEKVIEAYLGVG; encoded by the coding sequence ATGAAGATTCTAGATCTTTGTGATGTAACTATGAAATTTGGAGGATTAACAGCCGTTAATAACCTAAATATGTATTTAAATAAAGGAGAAATAATAGGGTTAATAGGTCCAAATGGGGCAGGAAAGACTACAGTATTTAACATGATAACAGGAGTATATACTCCTACAAGTGGAAATATATGTTTTGGAGATTTTAATGAAAGTATTATAAACAAAAAACCAAGTGATATAGCTAATCTAGGAATAGCTAGAACGTTCCAAAACATAAGACTATTCAAGGATTTATCTGTTATAGATAATGTATTTATAGGTGGTCACCTAAATGTTAAAAGCAATATAATATCATCAGTATTTAGAACTAAAAAATACAAAGAAGAGGAAAAAAAATTATACGATAAATCAATAAAGCTTTTAGAAGAAGTAGGTCTTAAAGATTTAATGTATGAAAAAGCATCATCACTTTCTTATGGAAAACAAAGAAGATTAGAAATAGCAAGAGCTCTTAATACTAATCCTGAGATTTTATTATTAGATGAACCAGCAGCGGGTATGAATCCAAAGGAGTCATTAGAACTTATGGATTTTATAGGAAGTATAAGAGATAAATTTAATATAACTATACTAATGATAGAGCATCATATGCAAGTTGTAATGGGAATATGTGAAAGGATATATGTGCTAGATTATGGTGAAAAAATAGCTCAAGGAATACCAAGTGAAATACAAAATAATGAAAAAGTAATAGAAGCTTACTTGGGGGTGGGATAG
- a CDS encoding quinolinate synthase NadA, producing MISMMDEILKIKEEKSIKIFAHNYQNYEVQQIADYVGDYLELIEIAKDINCETIISCGVKSLAQTLKLVSDKKVILPVDEAVCPMNSMVNIDELINFKNMHPKFTIVSTLNSQIELKAVSDICIPTSKAVEIAEKLDSENILFVSDMNLGNYISKKVKNKNIMSWTSYCNIHDKVTKQEVLNMKEKHPNIPIIVHTQCREDVINSADYAGSTSQIIEYVKNLKDKKVIIGTETGILHVLRRLNPDKKFDLLSPTLICMNMKKTSLEDIYKCITQDKGQNIEIDEKIRLKALNSIDNMMKYLI from the coding sequence ATGATTAGTATGATGGATGAAATACTTAAGATAAAAGAAGAAAAAAGCATAAAAATATTTGCACATAATTATCAAAATTACGAAGTTCAGCAGATTGCAGATTATGTAGGTGATTATTTAGAATTAATTGAGATAGCAAAAGATATTAATTGCGAAACTATAATTTCATGTGGAGTTAAAAGTTTGGCCCAAACTCTAAAACTTGTATCTGACAAAAAGGTTATTCTGCCTGTAGATGAAGCTGTATGTCCTATGAATTCAATGGTAAATATTGATGAATTAATAAACTTTAAAAATATGCATCCTAAATTTACTATAGTATCAACTCTTAACTCACAAATAGAGTTAAAGGCTGTATCTGATATTTGTATACCTACATCTAAAGCAGTTGAAATAGCAGAAAAACTAGATAGTGAAAACATATTATTTGTTTCTGATATGAATTTAGGTAATTATATATCTAAAAAAGTTAAAAATAAAAATATAATGTCATGGACTTCATACTGCAATATACACGATAAAGTTACTAAACAAGAAGTATTAAATATGAAAGAAAAACATCCAAATATACCTATAATAGTTCATACACAATGCAGAGAAGATGTAATAAATAGTGCTGATTATGCAGGATCTACATCTCAAATAATAGAGTATGTAAAAAATTTAAAAGACAAAAAAGTAATAATAGGAACAGAAACGGGAATACTTCATGTACTGAGACGATTAAATCCGGATAAAAAGTTTGACTTATTATCTCCAACACTTATATGCATGAATATGAAAAAAACGTCATTAGAAGATATATATAAGTGTATAACTCAAGATAAAGGACAAAATATAGAAATAGATGAAAAGATAAGATTAAAGGCATTGAACAGTATAGACAATATGATGAAATACTTAATTTAG
- a CDS encoding ABC transporter substrate-binding protein: MKRIYLSLILVVSMLSSLFLAGCSVKEKEEEAQNVDENVIRIGVFEPMTGASAAGGEMTVEGIKLANEMFGEVLGKKVELVIVDNKSDKVEAANAASRLIEKNKVSAIIGSYGSSLSMAAGDLVKSAKVPAVGCSPTNPLVTLNNDYYFRVCFIDPFQGTVMANYAFKDLKAKKAAIIQDVTQDYSVGLSKYFVDSFKELTGDENSIVGMTSYNTGDQDFTAQLTNIKQTNPDVIFAPGNYGECALLIKQARSLGIDVPILGGDTWEAPEFIDIGKEAVEGAVFSTHFTSEAAVTDLSKKFMDAYKKKYNKEPNTFAALGFDDYLVILDSIKRANSSDPQKIRDAIAQTKEFEGATGYITLDENGDAVKSAIIKKVENGKFNYLDTIQPK, encoded by the coding sequence ATGAAGCGAATTTATTTATCATTAATTTTAGTAGTATCAATGCTATCATCATTATTTCTTGCAGGTTGTTCAGTTAAAGAAAAAGAAGAGGAAGCACAAAATGTAGATGAAAATGTAATAAGAATAGGTGTCTTCGAACCTATGACAGGAGCATCAGCTGCTGGAGGAGAGATGACTGTTGAAGGAATTAAGCTTGCCAATGAAATGTTCGGTGAGGTTTTAGGAAAAAAAGTAGAACTTGTAATAGTAGATAATAAAAGTGATAAGGTAGAGGCTGCAAATGCTGCATCAAGACTTATTGAAAAAAATAAGGTTAGTGCAATAATAGGTAGTTATGGAAGTTCATTATCTATGGCTGCTGGAGACCTAGTAAAAAGTGCAAAGGTTCCAGCTGTTGGATGTTCACCGACTAATCCATTAGTTACTCTTAATAACGATTATTACTTCAGAGTATGCTTTATAGATCCATTCCAAGGAACAGTTATGGCAAACTATGCTTTTAAGGATTTAAAAGCGAAAAAAGCTGCTATAATTCAAGATGTTACTCAAGACTATTCAGTTGGACTTAGCAAATACTTTGTTGATTCATTTAAAGAACTTACAGGAGATGAAAACAGTATAGTTGGAATGACATCTTATAATACAGGAGACCAGGATTTTACAGCACAGCTTACAAATATTAAACAAACTAATCCGGATGTTATATTTGCACCAGGTAACTATGGAGAATGTGCTCTTTTAATAAAGCAAGCTAGAAGTCTTGGGATTGATGTACCTATACTTGGAGGAGATACTTGGGAAGCACCTGAGTTTATAGATATAGGAAAAGAAGCAGTAGAAGGAGCTGTGTTTAGTACTCACTTTACTTCAGAAGCTGCAGTAACAGATTTATCTAAAAAGTTTATGGATGCATATAAGAAAAAATATAATAAAGAGCCTAATACTTTTGCAGCACTTGGCTTTGATGATTACTTAGTTATATTAGATAGTATAAAAAGAGCTAATTCATCTGATCCACAAAAGATAAGAGATGCTATAGCTCAGACTAAGGAATTTGAAGGCGCAACAGGATATATAACTCTTGATGAAAATGGTGATGCTGTTAAGAGTGCTATAATCAAAAAAGTTGAAAATGGCAAATTTAATTATTTAGACACAATTCAACCTAAATAA
- a CDS encoding IS3 family transposase, producing the protein MSKITFSKDNIERLNKNPYVKRVSEKSITYSDEFKIMFIEEYLRGSTPRTIFIDAGFDVEILGVKRYEQAAARWIKAYKKDGIIGLSDTRRVNSGRPSNAPVSKDDIISKQEAKIKLLEEQLELLKKLDVTERRLVNNCVNLTNNEVYELILKTVSKKDYSGTVSYCCSILGVSRSGYYHYLKTAPSRTIRENEDLKARDIILKAYNYRGYKKGSRSIKMTLENEFGIIYSRKKIQRIMRKYSIVCPIRKANPYRRIAKATKEHRVVPNLLQRNFKQGIPGKVLLTDITYIPYGINKMAYLSAIKDSSSNDILAYHVSDRITLDIATITIKKLVNTHKADLHDEAFIHSDQGVHYTSPKFQKLLKSHNLGQSMSRRGNCWDNAPQESFFGHMKDEVDFKTCSTLEEVINKVDNYMDYYNNYRCQWGLKKMTPKQFRNHLLNAA; encoded by the coding sequence ATGAGTAAAATTACATTTTCAAAAGACAATATTGAAAGATTAAATAAGAACCCTTATGTAAAGCGCGTTAGCGAGAAGTCAATAACATACTCTGACGAGTTTAAAATAATGTTTATTGAGGAGTATTTAAGAGGAAGCACACCACGAACTATTTTCATTGATGCTGGATTTGACGTTGAAATACTTGGTGTCAAGCGCTATGAACAGGCGGCAGCCAGATGGATAAAAGCGTACAAGAAAGATGGAATTATAGGATTAAGTGATACTAGAAGAGTGAATTCAGGCAGACCAAGTAATGCTCCAGTTTCAAAGGACGATATTATTAGCAAACAAGAAGCTAAAATAAAACTGCTTGAGGAACAATTAGAATTGCTAAAAAAGCTCGACGTGACAGAAAGGAGGCTGGTAAACAACTGCGTAAATCTAACAAATAATGAAGTATATGAGTTAATTTTAAAGACTGTGTCTAAAAAAGATTATTCAGGCACAGTTTCTTATTGCTGCTCAATTTTAGGGGTTTCACGTTCAGGTTATTATCATTATTTAAAGACAGCACCTTCTAGAACTATAAGGGAGAATGAAGATTTAAAAGCTAGAGATATTATATTAAAGGCTTATAATTATAGAGGTTATAAGAAAGGTTCTAGATCAATTAAAATGACACTAGAAAATGAGTTTGGTATTATATACAGTAGAAAAAAAATCCAAAGGATTATGCGAAAATACAGTATAGTATGTCCTATAAGAAAAGCCAATCCGTATAGAAGAATAGCCAAAGCGACAAAAGAACATAGAGTAGTACCTAATCTGCTACAGAGAAATTTCAAACAGGGTATTCCTGGCAAGGTGCTACTTACTGATATCACATACATCCCTTACGGGATAAATAAAATGGCATATTTATCAGCTATCAAAGATAGCTCTAGTAACGATATTCTAGCATATCATGTATCTGATCGAATTACTTTAGATATAGCTACAATTACAATTAAAAAATTAGTTAATACACATAAAGCTGATTTACATGATGAAGCTTTTATCCATTCTGACCAAGGGGTCCACTATACAAGCCCTAAATTCCAAAAATTACTAAAAAGCCATAATCTAGGACAATCCATGTCTAGACGTGGTAACTGCTGGGATAATGCACCTCAAGAATCCTTCTTTGGTCATATGAAGGATGAAGTAGATTTCAAAACATGTTCTACACTTGAAGAAGTAATTAATAAAGTTGATAATTACATGGATTACTATAATAATTATAGATGTCAATGGGGATTAAAAAAGATGACTCCTAAACAATTTAGAAATCATCTTTTGAATGCAGCTTAA
- a CDS encoding branched-chain amino acid ABC transporter permease, whose protein sequence is MKKNYIYNIGALCLLILFLFISSKVFNSYEIRILNLSAIYIILGLSMNLINGFTGLFSLGHAGFMAIGAYTCAILTMSPDMKEMNFFLKPIVPMLANIQMSFLPAIIISGIISALFGFLIGAPVLRLKDDYLAIATLGFAEIIRVVFTNMQSITNGALGLKGIPAYTNIWWSWGFAIITILFMIFLIKGSYGKAFKAIREDEIAAENMGINLFKHKMLSFGIGAFFAGIGGALLGNLLGTIDPNMFRFLLTFNILLIVVLGGMGSITGTCISAVLVTVLMEALRFLDETINLGFVQIEGIQGLRMVVFSAILMIVIIFYQNGFMGNKEFTWDMFKKKKAAYNVKDVK, encoded by the coding sequence ATGAAAAAAAATTATATTTATAATATAGGAGCATTATGTTTACTCATACTTTTTCTATTCATATCTAGTAAGGTATTTAACTCTTATGAAATAAGAATACTTAATTTATCTGCTATTTATATAATATTAGGACTTAGTATGAATTTAATAAATGGATTCACTGGATTGTTTTCTCTAGGTCATGCTGGATTTATGGCAATTGGAGCATATACTTGTGCAATACTAACAATGTCTCCTGATATGAAAGAGATGAATTTCTTTTTAAAGCCAATAGTCCCAATGCTAGCGAATATACAGATGAGTTTTTTACCAGCAATAATAATATCAGGAATAATATCAGCTTTGTTTGGATTTTTAATAGGGGCGCCTGTTCTTAGATTAAAAGATGATTATTTAGCTATAGCGACTTTGGGATTTGCTGAAATAATAAGAGTTGTATTTACAAATATGCAGAGTATAACCAATGGAGCATTAGGGCTTAAAGGAATACCTGCATATACAAATATTTGGTGGAGTTGGGGATTTGCAATTATAACTATTTTATTCATGATATTTTTAATAAAAGGAAGCTATGGAAAAGCATTTAAAGCTATAAGAGAAGATGAAATAGCAGCTGAAAATATGGGAATAAATTTATTTAAACATAAGATGTTATCATTTGGAATAGGAGCCTTTTTTGCAGGAATAGGGGGAGCTCTTTTAGGAAACTTGTTAGGAACTATAGATCCAAATATGTTTAGATTTTTACTTACATTCAACATACTTTTAATAGTTGTTTTAGGGGGAATGGGAAGTATAACTGGAACTTGTATATCTGCAGTATTAGTTACTGTGTTAATGGAGGCGCTTAGATTTTTAGATGAAACGATAAATTTAGGATTTGTTCAAATTGAAGGAATACAGGGACTTCGAATGGTTGTATTCTCAGCTATTCTTATGATTGTAATCATATTTTATCAAAATGGATTTATGGGAAATAAAGAATTTACATGGGATATGTTCAAAAAGAAAAAAGCAGCCTATAATGTAAAGGATGTGAAGTAA
- a CDS encoding transcription repressor NadR, which produces MDTLKRRESLERILKESTNPMKGASLAQDLNVSRQVIVQDIAILRAKGINIMATPQGYIIPSIVKEDMIKVIMSNHHCGIDEIKEELEIIIDMGAKVLDVIVEHPVYGEIRGIINISSRKELNEFVDKLESEDSKLISSLTHGTHFHTIEVKNDKVYQDILTEMDKKGYLMKK; this is translated from the coding sequence ATGGATACATTAAAGAGAAGAGAATCTTTAGAGAGAATCTTAAAAGAAAGCACTAATCCTATGAAGGGAGCAAGCCTGGCACAGGATTTAAATGTAAGTAGACAAGTTATAGTTCAGGATATAGCAATACTAAGAGCAAAAGGAATAAATATAATGGCAACACCTCAAGGTTATATAATTCCATCAATAGTGAAGGAAGATATGATAAAGGTTATAATGTCTAATCATCATTGCGGTATAGATGAAATAAAGGAAGAGTTAGAAATTATAATTGATATGGGAGCTAAGGTATTAGATGTAATAGTTGAACATCCTGTTTATGGGGAAATAAGAGGAATTATAAATATATCTTCAAGAAAAGAATTAAATGAATTTGTAGATAAGCTTGAAAGTGAAGATTCAAAACTTATATCTAGCTTGACTCATGGAACACATTTTCATACAATAGAGGTTAAAAACGATAAAGTATATCAAGATATACTTACGGAAATGGACAAAAAAGGATATTTAATGAAGAAATAA
- a CDS encoding PTS transporter subunit IIC: MREYLTKTLNGMALGLFSSLIIGLILKQIGDLSGFENVVLFGKIAQYMMGPAIGAGVAYSLGAPPLVIFASLITGAIGAGTVNIVDGVATLRIGDPVGAFVASLIAAEIGRLLSGKTSIDIVLIPAIVILVGGFVGIFIAPILSSMMSSLGNFINKATELKPIPMGIIVAVTMGIILTLPISSAALSIALGLNGLAAGAALVGCCCQMIGFAVASYRENKIGGLISQGLGTSMLQVPNLIKNPLIWIPPIIASAILGPLSTTLFHMKTNSIGAGMGTSGLVGQISTIAVMGESAMLSIIILHFALPAVITLIISEFMRNKGYIKDGDMKLRN; the protein is encoded by the coding sequence ATGAGAGAATATTTAACTAAAACATTGAATGGTATGGCACTTGGTCTTTTTAGTTCTCTTATAATAGGTCTCATATTAAAGCAAATAGGAGATCTTTCAGGATTTGAGAATGTAGTTCTATTCGGAAAAATAGCTCAGTATATGATGGGACCAGCTATAGGAGCTGGTGTTGCATATTCATTGGGAGCTCCACCTCTTGTAATATTTGCATCTCTAATAACAGGAGCTATAGGAGCTGGGACTGTTAATATAGTTGATGGAGTAGCCACTCTTAGAATAGGAGACCCTGTGGGAGCTTTTGTTGCATCTTTAATAGCAGCGGAAATAGGAAGATTACTATCAGGAAAGACTAGTATTGATATAGTTTTGATTCCTGCAATTGTTATTTTAGTAGGCGGATTTGTAGGTATATTTATAGCTCCAATACTATCTTCAATGATGAGTAGTTTAGGAAATTTTATAAATAAAGCTACAGAATTAAAACCTATACCTATGGGAATAATTGTAGCTGTAACTATGGGGATAATACTTACACTTCCTATAAGTTCAGCGGCTTTATCTATTGCACTTGGTCTTAATGGATTAGCAGCGGGAGCTGCACTTGTTGGATGCTGTTGCCAAATGATAGGATTTGCAGTTGCATCTTATAGAGAGAATAAGATTGGAGGACTTATATCTCAAGGACTTGGTACATCTATGCTTCAAGTTCCAAATCTAATTAAAAATCCTCTAATATGGATACCTCCTATAATAGCAAGTGCTATACTTGGACCATTATCTACTACATTGTTCCACATGAAAACTAACAGTATAGGTGCTGGTATGGGAACTAGTGGGCTTGTTGGTCAAATATCAACTATAGCTGTTATGGGAGAATCAGCTATGCTTAGTATAATAATACTTCACTTTGCACTTCCAGCAGTGATTACTCTTATTATATCTGAGTTTATGAGAAATAAGGGATATATCAAGGATGGAGATATGAAGCTTAGAAATTAA
- a CDS encoding ABC transporter ATP-binding protein has product MLNIKGLNVNYGGIHALRDIDIEVPKNKIVTLIGANGAGKSSTLRSIMGIVKSSGTIEYDGKNIKDLKTKDIVKEGLVLVPEGRRVFQDLTVEENLILGAYTRKDKKEINKDLNWIYELFPRLKERIDQKAGTMSGGEQQMLAVGRALMGRPKLLMMDEPSLGLAPLIVKDLFNIIKDINKMGVTILLIEQNAKAALEIADYGYVIETGKVVLKGRGKDLCENDDIKKAYLGEEAV; this is encoded by the coding sequence ATGCTTAATATAAAAGGACTCAATGTTAATTATGGTGGAATTCATGCATTAAGGGATATAGATATAGAGGTTCCTAAAAATAAAATAGTAACTTTAATAGGAGCAAACGGCGCTGGCAAAAGTTCAACTTTAAGAAGTATAATGGGAATAGTTAAATCAAGTGGTACTATAGAATACGATGGAAAAAATATCAAAGATTTAAAAACTAAAGACATAGTAAAGGAAGGTCTAGTTTTAGTTCCTGAAGGAAGAAGAGTATTTCAAGACTTAACAGTGGAAGAGAATCTTATACTGGGAGCTTATACTAGAAAAGATAAAAAAGAAATAAATAAAGATCTTAATTGGATATATGAATTATTTCCAAGACTCAAAGAAAGAATAGATCAAAAAGCTGGAACAATGTCTGGAGGAGAGCAACAAATGCTAGCAGTAGGAAGAGCTCTTATGGGAAGACCTAAGCTTCTTATGATGGATGAACCATCATTGGGATTGGCTCCTTTAATAGTTAAGGATCTATTCAATATAATAAAAGATATTAATAAGATGGGAGTTACTATTCTTTTAATAGAACAAAATGCAAAAGCAGCTCTTGAAATAGCTGATTATGGTTATGTTATTGAAACAGGAAAGGTTGTTCTTAAAGGAAGAGGAAAGGATCTTTGTGAAAATGATGATATAAAGAAAGCTTATTTAGGTGAAGAAGCTGTATAG
- a CDS encoding branched-chain amino acid ABC transporter permease: MNFEIFIQHLFNGISLGSLYALIAIGYTMVYGILRLINFAHGDIFMIGIYTAFYGTIFTPLPWWLVFILAILFTGLFGIMLEKAVYKPLRNSPRISILISAIGASFLLENLAIVVCGGRPKAFPIPDMFSRVFHFGNVSVLSLTFYIPIITLIILLCLLYFINKTKTGMAMRAVSKDYEAASLMGIDVNKIISITFFIGSSLACTGGLMWGLKFPQITPLIGIMPGLKCFIAAVVGGIGNITGAVVGGFILGLGEIMLVAFLPALTGYRDAFAFVLLILILLIKPTGIMGKNLTEKV; encoded by the coding sequence ATGAACTTTGAAATATTTATTCAGCATCTATTTAATGGCATTTCCCTTGGGAGCTTATATGCATTAATAGCTATAGGATATACAATGGTTTATGGAATTTTAAGACTTATAAATTTTGCACATGGAGATATATTTATGATAGGGATTTATACAGCTTTTTATGGAACTATATTTACACCACTACCTTGGTGGTTAGTATTTATTTTGGCTATATTATTTACTGGTTTATTTGGAATAATGTTAGAAAAAGCTGTATATAAACCTCTTAGAAATTCACCTAGAATATCTATACTAATATCTGCTATAGGAGCTTCATTTTTGCTTGAAAACTTAGCTATAGTTGTATGTGGAGGAAGACCAAAAGCTTTTCCAATACCTGATATGTTTAGCAGAGTATTTCATTTTGGAAATGTATCTGTCCTTAGCTTAACTTTTTATATACCTATAATAACTTTGATTATATTATTATGTCTTTTATATTTCATAAATAAAACTAAAACAGGTATGGCTATGAGAGCCGTATCAAAAGATTACGAGGCAGCAAGTCTTATGGGAATAGATGTAAACAAGATAATATCTATAACATTTTTTATAGGATCATCTCTTGCCTGTACAGGAGGACTTATGTGGGGTCTGAAATTTCCTCAAATTACACCTTTAATAGGGATTATGCCTGGACTTAAATGCTTTATAGCAGCTGTTGTAGGTGGAATAGGAAATATAACAGGAGCTGTTGTAGGTGGTTTTATATTAGGCCTTGGGGAGATTATGTTAGTAGCATTTTTACCAGCTCTTACTGGATATAGAGATGCTTTTGCATTTGTATTATTAATATTAATACTTTTGATTAAGCCTACAGGGATAATGGGCAAAAATCTAACAGAGAAGGTGTAA